The sequence below is a genomic window from Sporomusaceae bacterium FL31.
AGAAGAACTTCTGACCCCAACAAAGCTTTATCCTAAAACCTGCTTGCCCTTGATCAACTCGTTTGATCTTAAGGGAATGGTTCACATTACCGGTGGTGGTTTTTATGATAATATTCCACGCGTGCTGCCGGAAGAATGTTCAGTAGAAATCGATACAACGACTTGGCCAAAGCCACCTATCTTTGAATTGCTAAAAGAATGGGGCGGAGTGGCCTGGCCTGAAATGTACCGGACTTTCAATATGGGTATTGGCATGATTGTTGTGGTAGCAGCTGAAGACGTTGCGGCTGTTCAGGCAAATCTGGCCGAACGTGATGAGAAAAGCTATGTGATCGGTAAAGTCGTGGCTGGAGGCCAGGAGGTAATCCTCAAAGGAGGCGTATTTGGTGGCTGAAACAACAGTTTTGGGGATTTTGGCCTCCGGACGCGGCAGTAATTTACAATCAATTATTGATGCCATCTCGACAGGTAAACTGGCAGCCAAAATTGGGGTTGTTATTAGTGATAAGCCTGATGCCAATGCGCTAAAACGGGCTGTTGATTTGAATTTGACAGCCGTGTGTGTGGACCGGAAACAGTATAAAACCCAGCAGGAATTTGAGCAGGCTTTAGTCACTGAATTAAAGCTGCACCAAGTCGAATTGGTCATTCTAGCTGGATTTATGAGAATTCTCAGCCCGTATTTTGTTCATGCATTTGCCAATCGGATTATGAATATTCATCCATCCTTATTACCTGCTTTTCCAGGCAAGCATGCACAAGAACAAGCCATTCATTATGGGGCAAAAGTGTCAGGCTGCACTGTGCATTTTGTTGATGAAGGAATGGACAGCGGTCCAATCATTTTACAGCAGACCGTGCCGGTACTGCCTGATGATACTCCGTCAACCTTAGCTGAACGGATCTTACAGCAAGAACATGTCATCTATCCGCAGGCAATCAAGCTTTATATCGAAAACAAATTGCAGATTGAAGGGCGAATGGTTAAGGTAGTTGACCGGAAAAATGATTAGGTTGGTTGATCAGGGAAATCAGCCTAGGATAGTGGAGGATAGAATGAATATAAAACGTGCGTTACTCAGCGTATCTGACAAAACTGGTATTGTGGAATTTGCTCAAAAACTGCATAGTTTTGGTATTGAAATCATTTCAACTGGCGGTACCATGAAAACACTGCGTGAGGCTGGCATCCCAGTCACTTATGTCAGTGATGTTACCGGCTTTCCTGAGATCATGGACGGACGGGTTAAAACGCTAAATCCCTATATTCATGGGGGAATATTGGCAATCAGGGATAATGAAGCTCATGTTGCTGCTATGCAGCAGCATCATATTCAAGGGATTGACATGGTCGTTGTCAATCTTTATCCATTCCGTCAAACGATCGCTAAACCAGACGTGACATTAGCTGATGCTATTGAGAACATTGATATTGGTGGACCAGCGATGATTCGAGCTGCCGCAAAAAACTTTAACTATGTATCGGTTGTGGTCAATCCGCAGCGCTATGCTGAAATTATCCGCCAGCTAGAAGAGACTGGTGCTATTGCTGATCAGTTTCGGATGGCGCTGGCACAAGAGGCTTATAATCATACTTCTGAGTATGATGCTTATATCAGCCAATATTTGTCTGGACAACTTGGCGAAGGTGCATTTCCTCAGAGTATGCACCTTGTGTTAGAAAAGGTACAGGATTTGCGTTATGGTGAAAATCCTCATCAGCAGGCAGCTTTTTACCGGGAAAAATATTATGCCGGACCTGGCATTGCAAATGCTCAGCAGCTTCATGGCAAGGAATTATCGTTTAATAATATTGCTGATATTGAAGCCGCATATGCCATTGTTACTGAGTTTGATCAACCGGCAGTGACCATTATTAAGCATACTAATCCTTGCGGTACTGGCATTGGTGAAACTATTGCAGCCGCTTATAGTAAAGCCTATCAGGCCGATCCTGTTTCAGCTTTTGGCGGTATTATTGCTCTAAATAGGATTGTCGATCAAGCGACTGCCGAACAAATCAGCAGTATTTTTATTGAAGCCGTTGTAGCTCCAGGGTATGATCAGGCAGCTTTAGACATCCTGACCCAGAAAAAGAATATCCGACTGCTTACAATTGATATGCAGCCAGCCGCTAAAATGAATAGTCTGGATGTCAAAAAGGTTTCGGGCGGAATGCTGGTTCAAAGTTTAGATCAAGCGGACGTTTCGGAGAGCGATCTGAAAGTAGTCTCGCAGCATCAGCCTTCTGCTGAAGAATGGAAACAACTGCTATTTGCCTGGAAAATTGTTAAGCATGTAAAATCCAATGCCATTGTGGTAGCTGGCGAGAATCAGACTTATGGCGTGGGCGCAGGTCAAATGAATCGGGTAGGTTCGGCTCAGATTGCATTGTCACAAGCTGGCGATAAGGCAAAAGGTGCAGTATTGGCTTCAGATGCATTTTTCCCGTTTCGTGATACCGTGGATACGGCTGCTAAGGCTGGTATTACAGCCATCATTCAACCAGGCGGTTCAGTGAAAGATGAGGAGTCAATTGCTGCAGCCAACGAGCATGGGATTGTGATGGTATTCACTGGAATGAGACATTTTAAACATTAAGATTCATCCCTGTTAAGGAGTGATTTTGTGCGAATTTTAGTAATTGGCGGTGGCGGCCGCGAACATACTTTAGCGTGGAAGCTGGCTATGAGCCCACGAGTGGAGAAAATATACTGTATTCCGGGAAATCCTGGCATTAGTCAAATTGCCGAATGTATAGACCTTAATCTAGCTGACAATCAGGCTTTAGTGGATTTTGCGATCAATCATCACATTGACTTAACGGTTGTAGGGCCGGAAATGCCATTAGCCAATGGGATAGTCGATGCTTTTGATAAACAAGCTTTGAAAATTTTTGGACCGACTCAGGCAGCCGCTGAATTGGAAGGCTCAAAGGCCTTTGCTAAAGAGTTAATGAAAAAATATCAGATACCAACCGCTAATTTTGAAGTGTTTACCGATGCTGAATCAGCCAAGGATTATATTGTGAAAATTGGTGCTCCGGTGGTTGTAAAGGCTGACGGTTTAGCAGCTGGCAAAGGTGTCGTCGTGGCGATGTCCTTAGACGAAGCTCTTGCAGCTGTTGATATGATTATGCGTGATCAGGCTTTTGGTTTGGCTGGCAGCAGGGTAGTTATTGAAGAGTACTTAACAGGGGAAGAGGCTTCTTTGCTGGCATTCACTGATGGGTATACTGTTGTTCCAATGATTTCTGCACAAGATCATAAACGGGCTTTCGATGGGGATCAAGGTCCTAATACAGGCGGTATGGGTACTTATGCACCAGCTCCGGTTGTTACTGCTGACATCTTAGAACAGATCAAGCAGCAGGTTCTGCAACCGACAGTTGATGCAATGCGGGCTGAAGGTAGAATATATCGTGGTTGCTTATATGCTGGGTTAATGATCAATGAAAATGGCCCCAAAGTGATTGAATTTAATGCAAGATTCGGGGATCCTGAAACCCAGGTTGTACTGCCTTTGCTGGCTAGTGACTTAGTAACCGTAATGGAAGCCTGCGTGGATGGAAAACTTGCAGATATCGAAGTCAGCTGGGAAGAAAAAGCTGCTGTATGTGTTGTCATGGCAGCCGGTGGTTATCCTGGTAGCTATGCAAAAGGCGATGCTATCACTGGAATTACTGCTGCTGAACAACATGGAGCGTTAGTCTTTCAGGCCGGCACCGCTCTTAAAGAAGATACCATTATCACAAATGGCGGGAGAGTACTTGGCATTACGGCGACAGCACCGACTATTCTGGACGCTGTTGAAAAGGCTTATCATGCCGTTAAAGAAATTAAGTTTATTGACATGCATTATCGTACCGATATTGCTCATCGAGCTATTAAACGTAATCATTAATTTATTTTTTAGATATGTTCCACATGATCAAATGTGGAACATATTTTTTTATGCTGTACGAATTTAGAGGTAAGATGTTGAATTTTGGAGAATAATAACAATACTACAGAAGGCATGGAGAGATATGAGTGATGGAATATTCATTTTTGCTAGTTAATCTGGTTGTTATTCTCATGTTGTTTGTTGGCGTTAGTTTTACATTAATTGGCATGCCTGGCAATCTATTGATTTTTATTACAGCGGTTGCTTATGCCTATTTTGGCGATTTTGCGCATATAAATGTTACAATGCTGCTTATTTTACTAGGTGCGCTGATTTGCGGTGAAATCGTCGAGTCTGTTGCCGGCGCATTGGGTGCAAAAAAGGAGCAGGCCTCTAAAAGGGCTATTGCAGCCGCCTTTTTTGGCAGTATCATCGGCGGAATCATTGGTACAGGAATTTTGCCGGTAATCGGTTCGATTGCGGGAGCTATATGTGGTGGATTTAGTGGCAGTTACCTAGCTGAATATACGAAAAGCAAAGATTCCATGCAGGCGAGTCGGGTCGCTCACAGTGTCATTAAAGGGCAGATTATCGGGCTGATTGTCAAATTTGCCATCGCAATTACCATGGTGATTTACGTTTTATCCAAAATGCCTTGGCAGGAATATGTATAGTTTAACGCTCTTTGATTTGGGACTTATCAGACGACTATAATTTAAATGATCAGGTTATCATATAATGATTGGCATAGAGTTCTGTGCCGGCATGATATGATAACCTGATCCAGTTCCTCATAAATTATTGATGATTGTTGGTAAAGTTAAATTTGAAGTACCGAAAGAGAGGGTATTACACAATGACCTTACAGTTAGAGAAGAACTATCATGGGTTTAAGCTTATTGAAGAAAAGAAACTTAATGAGATTAATTCTATGGCATATCTGTTTTATCATGAGAAAAGTGGAGCCCGCCTGTTATATCTCGCCAATGAAGATGATAATAAAGTGTTCTCGGTGACTTTCCGGACTCCACCGGAAGATAGTACAGGAGTGGCTCATATCGTAGAACATTCCGTCTTATGCGGATCGCGCAAATTTAACATGAAAGAGCCCTTTGTTGAATTAATCAAAGGCTCGCTTAATACCTACTTAAACGCCATGACTTTTCCGGACAAGACCATGTATCCAGTCGCAAGCCGCAATGATAAAGATTTTCATAATTTGATGGATGTCTATCTGGATGCGGTGTTTTTTCCAAATATCTATAAATATCCTGAGATTCTTATGCAGGAAGGCTGGCATTATGAACTCGAAGACAAAGATGCTGAACTTACCTATAAGGGTGTTGTCTATAATGAAATGAAAGGTGCTTTTTCATCACCTGAAGCCATCCTTGATAAAGAAATCTTGGCTTCATTGTTTCCTGATACAACTTATGGGTTTGAATCAGGTGGTGATCCAGATGTCATTCCTGAATTAACTCAGGAAGGTTTTCAAGAGTTTCACCGCAAGCTTTATCATCCATCCAATAGCTACATCTATCTTTATGGAAAGCTGGATATTCTTGAAAAGTTAGCGTTTATCGATTTAGAATATCTGGCTAGTTTCGATAAGATTGAAACAGATTCCGCAGTGAATGAACAGAAGCTGTTTAACAATAAGGTGGAATCGGTAGGCGAATATCCTATTTCTCCGAACGAACAAGCTCAAGATAAAACTTTTCTCAGCTTAAATTTCATTGTCGGCAAGGCGACAGAACCGGAAAAGACGTTGTCGTTTCAAATTTTAGAACATTTATTGTTACGTACTCAGGCTGCACCCTTAAAGAAAGCGCTGATTGATGCTGAGATTGGCAAAGATGTGCTGAGTATTTTCAGTGATAGTATTCTTCAGCCTACATTTAGTGTGATTGTCAGCGGCTCAAATGAGGAACATAAAGACAAATTTGAAAAAATTATTGTCGATACACTGGAAAAACTCGTTGCCGATGGAATTGATAAAAAGCTTATTGAAGCTTCGATTAATTTGATGGAATTTAAATTGCGGGAAGCAGATTTTGGCCGCAGTCCCAAAGGGCTGGTCTATAATATCAAATGCATGAATAGCTGGCTGTATGATGAAAGTCCATTTTTACATTTAGAGTATGAAGCGGCTTTAAAGAAAGTGAAGTCAGCCTTAACCAGTAACTATTTTGAACAGTTAATTAAAGAACGGCTGCTGGAGAATACCCATAAGACATTGGTTGTTTTGAAACCGCAGCAAGGGATGGCTGAACAAAAAAGCAAAGAAATTAAAGAACATATGGCTAACTATAAGAGTAAGCTTTCGGCAACAGAAATTGAGGAACTCATCAAACAGACCCAGGCGCTGAAAATAAGGCAGGAAACACCTGATTCACCGGAAACCTTGGCGGTAATTCCTCTGCTTAATTTGGCTGATATTGACGCTAAGTCGGAACAGCTCATTCTTACTGAGCGGGAAGAGCAGGGGATTCAGGTATTATTTCACCCCATTGTTACCAATCAGATTGCCTATGTCAATATCTATTTTGATGCTGGCGGCATACCTCAGAGTAAGATTCCTTATGCTTATTTGTTAGCTGAATTCTTAGGCAAGCTTTCTACTGAAAAGCATGAATATAGTGAATTGGCCAATGAAATCAATATTCATACCGGCGGCATTATTTACGATGTTCTTGCTTATACCGAGAATGATAATGATGATATTTATTATCCTAAATTTCGAATTAAATCCAAGGCGTTGGTCAGCAAACTGCCGAAAATGTTTGATTTGGTAGGACAGATTGCTACCCGTAGCAGTTTTACTGATAAAAAACGGCTTAAGGAACTGGTTCAGCAAGTCAAATCCACTCTGTCCATGTTCTTGCTGCGTAATGCTCAACAGGTTGCAGCAGGCAGAGTATTATCCTACTTTTCGCCGTCATCCAAATATAATGAAGTGGGTATGCTGACTTTTTATGAGTTTATGGTGGATTTAGAAAAGAATTTTGACAATAAAGTGGCAGAAATCAGCAGCAGCCTTAGTGAAGCAGCTGAGCTGATTTTTAACAAAGCCAATCTCACTGTCAGCGTAACGGTTGAAGAAGAACAATATCCACAGTTCCAGCAAGCTTTCTCTGGATTTTGCGAGTATCTAGGACAGAAGGCTGTTGAAAAACAAGAATATAACTTCCAGGTTGAGGCATTAAACGAAGGCTTAATGACCTCAGGAAAAGTGCAGTATGTAGCGAAAGGTGCTAATTTCCGGAAGCTGGGCTACAACTATCATGGCAGTCTGAAAGTATTGGAAACCATCTTGCGTTATGATTATCTTTGGAATAAGATCAGGGTGCAAGGTGGGGCTTATGGTGCCTTTGCCCAGTTCCGACGCAACGGGAATATGGTATTAGGCTCTTACCGTGACCCTAACTTATGCGAAACTTTGACGGTGTATGATCAAACGCCTGAATATCTGCGGAAATTTGACGTAAGTGAGCGTGAAATGACTAAGTATATTATTGGTACAATGAGCCAGCTGGACACGCCGCTTACACCGCAGATGAAGGGCGATGTTGCTGCTGAATGCTACATTCGCAAGATTACCCAGGAAATTATTCAGCAAGAACGGAATGAGGTGCTGAGTACCCGGCAGGGCGACATTCAGAAATTGGCTGATTTGATTGATAGCGCCATGAAAGAAAATTATCTTTGTGTGTTAGGCAGTGAAGAAAAAATTTGTGATAACAAGGAAACCTTTAAACAAATTAAAAATGTATTTGAATAAAGAACAAGGCCAATCCTTATAAGGATTGGCCTTGTCTCATGCAGCTTAATAGCGGCGTGCTCCGATGTAATGATCTACATAGTATTGTTCATCTAGGGATGAAGTTGTTACTTGTTGGGCTGCGGAGCTGGCATGAAGGAACTGTCCATTACCCATATAGAAGCCGACATGGGATGCGCCTGGTTTATAGGTCGTGAAGAATACTAAGTCACCGACTTTTAACTTACTCTTATCGACTGAAGTACCAGCAGCAAATTGTTCGGCAGCTGTACGAGGGATGGTAATCCCATTTTGTTTCATGACATATTGTGTAAAACCTGAACAATCAAAGCCGTCTGGCGTTGTTCCGCCCCATACATAAGGGACTCCCATATACTTTTTACCGGTATCAATCAGCGCATTACCTGAAACTGTTGTCTCAGTGGCAGTTTTACTGGAATTAAGACCTAGTACGTTGGATACATCATTACTTTTGCTGGAAATATTGCCGATGAATTTACCCAGCAGTAAGCCTATTAAGATATCAAATACGCCAGTACCGGATGAAGAACTAGCTGTATTCGTTGTAGACGAATTCGTTGTTTGAGCTAATAGGTTGTCCAACGCCGAGGCATAAGCCGAAGCCGGGGCGGTAAAAGTAACGGATATCGTAAGGAGCAAGGCAACTGCAAGCGGCGATTTGTACTTAAACATTGAGCAACCTCCTAATGATGCCACCGCT
It includes:
- the purH gene encoding bifunctional purine biosynthesis protein PurH, with translation MNIKRALLSVSDKTGIVEFAQKLHSFGIEIISTGGTMKTLREAGIPVTYVSDVTGFPEIMDGRVKTLNPYIHGGILAIRDNEAHVAAMQQHHIQGIDMVVVNLYPFRQTIAKPDVTLADAIENIDIGGPAMIRAAAKNFNYVSVVVNPQRYAEIIRQLEETGAIADQFRMALAQEAYNHTSEYDAYISQYLSGQLGEGAFPQSMHLVLEKVQDLRYGENPHQQAAFYREKYYAGPGIANAQQLHGKELSFNNIADIEAAYAIVTEFDQPAVTIIKHTNPCGTGIGETIAAAYSKAYQADPVSAFGGIIALNRIVDQATAEQISSIFIEAVVAPGYDQAALDILTQKKNIRLLTIDMQPAAKMNSLDVKKVSGGMLVQSLDQADVSESDLKVVSQHQPSAEEWKQLLFAWKIVKHVKSNAIVVAGENQTYGVGAGQMNRVGSAQIALSQAGDKAKGAVLASDAFFPFRDTVDTAAKAGITAIIQPGGSVKDEESIAAANEHGIVMVFTGMRHFKH
- the purN gene encoding phosphoribosylglycinamide formyltransferase → MAETTVLGILASGRGSNLQSIIDAISTGKLAAKIGVVISDKPDANALKRAVDLNLTAVCVDRKQYKTQQEFEQALVTELKLHQVELVILAGFMRILSPYFVHAFANRIMNIHPSLLPAFPGKHAQEQAIHYGAKVSGCTVHFVDEGMDSGPIILQQTVPVLPDDTPSTLAERILQQEHVIYPQAIKLYIENKLQIEGRMVKVVDRKND
- a CDS encoding peptidase, yielding MTLQLEKNYHGFKLIEEKKLNEINSMAYLFYHEKSGARLLYLANEDDNKVFSVTFRTPPEDSTGVAHIVEHSVLCGSRKFNMKEPFVELIKGSLNTYLNAMTFPDKTMYPVASRNDKDFHNLMDVYLDAVFFPNIYKYPEILMQEGWHYELEDKDAELTYKGVVYNEMKGAFSSPEAILDKEILASLFPDTTYGFESGGDPDVIPELTQEGFQEFHRKLYHPSNSYIYLYGKLDILEKLAFIDLEYLASFDKIETDSAVNEQKLFNNKVESVGEYPISPNEQAQDKTFLSLNFIVGKATEPEKTLSFQILEHLLLRTQAAPLKKALIDAEIGKDVLSIFSDSILQPTFSVIVSGSNEEHKDKFEKIIVDTLEKLVADGIDKKLIEASINLMEFKLREADFGRSPKGLVYNIKCMNSWLYDESPFLHLEYEAALKKVKSALTSNYFEQLIKERLLENTHKTLVVLKPQQGMAEQKSKEIKEHMANYKSKLSATEIEELIKQTQALKIRQETPDSPETLAVIPLLNLADIDAKSEQLILTEREEQGIQVLFHPIVTNQIAYVNIYFDAGGIPQSKIPYAYLLAEFLGKLSTEKHEYSELANEINIHTGGIIYDVLAYTENDNDDIYYPKFRIKSKALVSKLPKMFDLVGQIATRSSFTDKKRLKELVQQVKSTLSMFLLRNAQQVAAGRVLSYFSPSSKYNEVGMLTFYEFMVDLEKNFDNKVAEISSSLSEAAELIFNKANLTVSVTVEEEQYPQFQQAFSGFCEYLGQKAVEKQEYNFQVEALNEGLMTSGKVQYVAKGANFRKLGYNYHGSLKVLETILRYDYLWNKIRVQGGAYGAFAQFRRNGNMVLGSYRDPNLCETLTVYDQTPEYLRKFDVSEREMTKYIIGTMSQLDTPLTPQMKGDVAAECYIRKITQEIIQQERNEVLSTRQGDIQKLADLIDSAMKENYLCVLGSEEKICDNKETFKQIKNVFE
- a CDS encoding NLP/P60, which produces MFKYKSPLAVALLLTISVTFTAPASAYASALDNLLAQTTNSSTTNTASSSSGTGVFDILIGLLLGKFIGNISSKSNDVSNVLGLNSSKTATETTVSGNALIDTGKKYMGVPYVWGGTTPDGFDCSGFTQYVMKQNGITIPRTAAEQFAAGTSVDKSKLKVGDLVFFTTYKPGASHVGFYMGNGQFLHASSAAQQVTTSSLDEQYYVDHYIGARRY
- the purD gene encoding phosphoribosylamine--glycine ligase, with amino-acid sequence MRILVIGGGGREHTLAWKLAMSPRVEKIYCIPGNPGISQIAECIDLNLADNQALVDFAINHHIDLTVVGPEMPLANGIVDAFDKQALKIFGPTQAAAELEGSKAFAKELMKKYQIPTANFEVFTDAESAKDYIVKIGAPVVVKADGLAAGKGVVVAMSLDEALAAVDMIMRDQAFGLAGSRVVIEEYLTGEEASLLAFTDGYTVVPMISAQDHKRAFDGDQGPNTGGMGTYAPAPVVTADILEQIKQQVLQPTVDAMRAEGRIYRGCLYAGLMINENGPKVIEFNARFGDPETQVVLPLLASDLVTVMEACVDGKLADIEVSWEEKAAVCVVMAAGGYPGSYAKGDAITGITAAEQHGALVFQAGTALKEDTIITNGGRVLGITATAPTILDAVEKAYHAVKEIKFIDMHYRTDIAHRAIKRNH